The following is a genomic window from Scylla paramamosain isolate STU-SP2022 chromosome 19, ASM3559412v1, whole genome shotgun sequence.
ATCCCCAAGGGTCAGCAGTAGGACGACCACGTGCAGCCAAAATTCTGTATTCCATTATTTGAATATACCCAGAAAAATCCATTGCTTTATTTCGAGAGGGATTCATGTTGAACGGCCCAAGGGCAAATTCAACCTcctgaaaaaaatgtgaatcattaaagaaaattctacttccctttttctggtaaacccTTTAACTTCTTGCGACTtctatattttccctttcctatgaattgaattctttcaagaggaaggttttaagacacttatccttcagtatcTGACTAGCGCATCGAACCCTATTCGCGGACCGGCATCtcaattgtttatttatttatttatttttttttttactggagttcttttcttttttttttttttggccattggccggtgtccctcctacataaaaaaagtttacatatatatatatatatatatatatatatatatatatatatatatatatatatatatatatatatatatatatatatatatgtatatgtatatacatatatgtgtgtctatatatatatatatatatatatatatatatatatatatatatatatatatatatatatatatatatatatatatatatatatatatatatatatatatatatatatatatatatatatatatatataatttatgcGAAATAATAtataacagggaggaagcagtcatgcaggtagaggttggaggacagctaggtaacagtgaccaatGTGAAAttagatacaaaataaaatgcGAGGGAAATTTTAGAAGTAAAagcactagtaaaatacctgactttagtagggcagattttgagggattaaaaaggtacTTTTAAAAGAGGTTAACTGGCAACGGACGCAGTGGGAGGTAAGGTCCAGGAAGGAGTTAAGAGAGATAAGGTATGGTAAAggatgtgaggtgaggtgttATGGTGAAAGGTACGGAAGGGTCggagaagtgaaagagaggaagatatttATGAGTATGACGGAGGGTCAGATTATGCTGAGATGCCCGAgatgaggtcgaggcgagtaaatggagtggagaggatggaatgTGCCGATATGAGAAGATTAGGAGAAGTGAATGCAGAtaagttgtataaatatttcggtGATATATTACATCAagacagttagcaaacatcccttatagagcaataagatcacagaaaaaaattatcctaaatagatgactgttaggttaaaacactacgtaagggctgaaaaaaaaagtaaatataaaagattaaaggcagggaaaaattttttaaggccacaatataatcaattagttagaacagtaaggaagttaacaaggaaagctaaaaacaattatgaattaaaggtagccatcCACGCGAAGACGGAGCCTAGGGGATTTAATCACGTATGTAAGACGAAGAATGGAAAAACAATTGGCCGATTAAAGACAATATATAGGGAGATGGTTAGTTCTGAGaatagtaaaattctgaacgaGTAGAATTTTAGAGTAGAAAAGGGAAAGCTGATAGATtttaccataactaaggagatagtggaacaggagatagacagTCTAAACAGTCAAGTAACAAGggccagatgaaatatatcccagagtatttAATGAATGCAGAGAGGTTAATAGTGAGCCGTTAGTCTCTGTCTTCAGGAAATCACTTGAATCATGTGaggtaccggtaatgtggaggcagtcTAATGTttaggaaaggagataaaactttaacgtttAATTATAGActtgtcagcttaacttctgttgtaggtaaattAATGCAGTCAATAATAACGGAGAACATTAAGGAATATTTATGCAAACATAagttgataaatcagtcacaacaTGGTTTCACGAatgggaagtcttgcctgacgaactcgttaagtttttacagtaagatTTACGAGGCGgcaaataatggtgatagttatggcttCCTATACccggactttagtaaagcgtttgacaaggtaccccatcagaggctaatgagaaaggttagggtgcacgggatagatgggagggtgTTAGACTGGATAAGGTCGTAGCTAATTGACAGGCGACAGcaagttgtaataaatggctctaaatccgagtgggctCAAGTGATTAGTGGGGTGTCACAGGAATCAGTATTAGTATTGGaattagtattattgttgttcgtaatatatatatatatatatatatatatatatatatatatatatatatatatatatatatatatatatatatatatatatatatatatatatatatatatatatatatatatatatattgctgtattaaatatattatatttaatttataatttattaacacacacacacacacacacacacacacacacacacacacactatgttttacgaaaaagaaaacgacaataATCAAAACTGGAATATGGAACTGGTAAGCAATCTGTTGACTGACCTCGCTCATTACTAACGCCAGCATACCAGTAGATGACCCATCAGCCTTAATACCACCCCAGCTTTTATCCTGCGGCCTTTTGTACGAGTACCTGCAACGAGTTTACAAGTAAGAAAACATGTTACAAAAATTTTATATGCCTTTGCATTGCTGTATTTGTCCCCTAATTCAATTTTTGTAGGACACAATAATGCACCATTACCCTGAAAAGACCCATAAGTTTGCTAACGTTCTTGCTTTGATTACCGAATAATCAATATAACTCGGAATATTTGCTACATCAGCAAATACggttgaaggagagaaaattagagaaacaaaaatatgattgtaagtaagaataatgaagtaaataacaaattaattaaagcATTCAGTGTTGTGTTTATGGTAAGTTCTTGAATTGTCGTGTTGATACGTTTAAGACACCATCAGATCCAGCAGAGGTGCTGTAAAGAGGAAGCAACTGAATATCTTtatgaaaggagataaagagatgtCAAACTATCAAGCAGTCAGCCTAACTTCAATTCTAGAtaaaatattgtaatatgtaACTGAAAGAAACATTAAAACTTATTTAGACAAACAAAGGTTGATAAAAGATTCAGAGTATGGCTTGACGAAATGGAAGCAatactcatgttttttttttctttttatattttactatGTCTAACTTTCCCCAAACAATTGTATTATGAAGTCAAAACAATTTAAATCAAGGAAAATATTGCCTATTTTTTAAGATCCTATTTAATTCTATAAATCTAAAACTGACAAATTGTGAGCATGCGTTCTAGTGGATGACGGTGACTGAGGTATGAGCAACGACTTCTAACGGCCATAAGACTGACGGTCATAAAATCTGTTAGTTATGAAGGATAAGTGGGGTCGACCACAAGCACTATGAAGAATACGGTCCCTGACTTTACTTACtcagttttggtcatcctcttttagggattttggtgaaacattcgctgttgccttagacatgaaaaaactttagaaaaatctggcagaaagctttgatttccaaactaccctccgatactttatttttctcagtaACTTCGTTTCAGATTTCCTttgtgaccgttctattgttgttgtggtaaacGATCACTGTTCTCATAAGtgtattaacaatggtgttcctaaaggttgtcctgtcacccgcttctttcctattattcattaatgatctaactcaaacttcttttcctatccactcctacgctgatgatacctgTACATTTCCACCTCTTTTCGTAGTCGTTCAATGTCAGTTAAACAGcttatgcagggaagccacagaacacctgacttctgatccccCTAAAATTTGTAATTGTGGCAGAGGAAATATGCTATTGTTCAATGAatcaaaaacttaattcatcCGTCtattaacacaacacaaccttctagataaTTATCCCATCTTCTTGAATGACACTCATCTGCCCCCTTCTTCtccactgaacatcctctgtttatctttatatttatatacttatattctcaactggaaacctcacatttAATTTccagctaaaacggcttctaagTAACTCATACTCttccatgcatggagtatgctacTCATAACGCTCTGTTAGACTGGATGGTGCTTTTCGTCCAGTCAAATTTTCTCCTCAAACTAACTAGCTTTAGCCTCTCATCTCTAGAATATATCATCTTTAGCTTTCTCCTACCGTTATTTTAacgctaattgctcttctgatcttgctaactgcacgtCTCCCCTCATCCTGTGGTCTCGCTgctcaagactttctacttatctcaaaaccctattctgtccatttccataatgcaatagttaaccagtattctcaatctacTCCCTACTGCTGCATTTcatctttcctatgacttgaactcacTGAAGAGGAAGGTCTCAAGACAATTTAATTATTCTAATTTTTCATGACGTGCTGATTCTTCGGAGACTGCTGGCACttcaatgtgattttttttctttaattccgtTTACCTTGGCTGCTGAACCTtatatgttcttatatatatatatatatatatatatatatatatatatatatatatatatatatatatatatatatatatatatatatatatatatatatatatatatatatgtgtgtgtgtgtgtgtgtgtgtgtctgtgtgtgatttCATAGAATTTTCTCATCCTGTGATTCGCCGTTCTCGCCTCACACCTAGTGTAAGCCTTGTGACTGCCAGTGCATACCCGCTGTTCTAACGTCATAGTTGCGTGAGCCTTGTGATTGGCCAGTAAGTGTTCGCTGTTCTTACGTCATGGATGTGTGAGCCTTGTGATTGGCCAATGCCTTCTCGTTGCTCTAATGTCACAGTTGTGTAAACCTTGTGACTGGCCAGTGCATAtatcacattatatatatatatatatatatatatatatatatatatatatatatatatatatatatatatatatatatatatatatatatatatatatatatatatatatatatatatatatatatatatatatatatatatatatatatatatatatatatatatatatatatatatatatatatatatatattattattattattattattattaatattattattatcattattattattattattattatcttctttttttttcgtttttctatgATTGGCTTCGGCAGCACTTTTGTTCCCTGTTGCTAGCTCTTCTTGATCAGAAGGAATCTATACTCTTGTGTAATTCTTTGTCTTAATATCTCGTGTcttaaaaagataatgatatttATACACATCTTTCAAGttattcttcttcgtcttctcttatttattattattattattattattattattattattattattattattattattattattattattattatcattattattattattattattattattattattattattattattatcattacaacttttattatgtgtgtgtgtcagagaaagagagagagagagagagagagagagagagagagagagagagagagagagagagagagagagagagagagagagagagagagagctcatcaCCTACTCACGAAAAATTCATGGCAGCAGAGAGGCACTGCATCACGTTGTCCATCGTACCCTTGAACCACGAACGTTTTCCTCCAGGTTTGGCAGGATCTTCCACCTCTATAGCCTCGTGAGAGGGAAATGGCTCAGATGTTACCACGATGTGAGGCCGATGAGGGAATCTacaggtaatatatatatatatatatatatatatatatatatatatatatatatatatatatatatatatatatatatatatatatatatatatatatatatatatatatatatatatatatatatatatatatatatatatatatatatatatatatatatatatatatatatatatatatatatatatatatatatatatatatatatatatatgtatatatatatattttttttttgtatgtaggaaggatactggccaagggcaacacaaatctaataaaaaaatgcccactgaaatgccagtcccataaaagggtcaaagcagtggtcaaaaattggtggataagtaagtgtcttgaaacttccctcttgaaggaatccaagtcataggaaggtggaaatacagaagcaggcagggagttccagagtttaccagagaaagggatgaatgattgagaatactggttaactcttgcattatagaggtggacagaataggggtgagagaaagaagaaagtcttgtgcagcgaggccgcggaaggaggggaggcatgcagttagcaagatcagaagagcagttagcatgaaaatagcggtagaagacagctagatatgcaacattgcggcggtgagagagaggctgaagacagtcagttagaggagaggagttgatgagacgaacagcttttgattccaccctgtctagaagagcagtatgagtggaacccccccccagacatgtgaagcatactccatacatggacggataaggtccttgtacagagttagcagctgggagggtgagaaaaactggcggatacgcctcagaacacttaacttcatagaagctgttttagctagagatgagatgtgaaatttccagttcagattataagtaaaggacagaccgaggatgttcagtgtagaagagggggacagttgagtgtcattgaagaagaggggatagttgtctggaaggttgtgtcgagttgatagatggaggaattgagtttttgaggcattgaacaataccaagtttgctctgccccaattagaaattttagaaagttcagaagtcaggcgttctgtggcttccctgcgcgaaatgtttacctcctgaagggttggacgtctatgaaaagacgtggaaaagtgcagggtggtatcatcagcgtaggagtggataggacaagaagtttggtttagaagatcattaatgaataataagaagaaagtgggtgacaggacagaaccctgaggaacaccattgttaatagatttaggagaagaacagtgaccgtctaccacagcagcaatagaacggtcagaaaggaaactttaaatgaagttacagagagaaggatagaaaccgtaggagggtagtttggaaatcaaagctttgtgccagactctatcaaaggcttttgatatgtccaaggcaacagcaaaagtttcaccaaaatctctaaaagaggatgaccaagactcagtaaggaaagccagaagatcaccagtagagcggccttgacggaacccatactggcgatcagatagaaggttgtgaagtgatagatgtttaagaatctttctgttgaggatagattcaaaaactttagataagcaggaaattaaagcaataggacggtagtttgagggattagagcggtcaccctttttaggaacaggttgaatgtaagcaaacttccagcaagaaggaaaggtagatgttgacagacagagctgaaagagtttgactaggcaaggtgcaagcacgtaggcacagtttcggagaacaataggagggaccccatcaggtccataagccttccgagggtttaggccagcgagggcatggaaaacatcattgcgaagaattttaataggtggcatgaagtagtcagagggtggaggagagggaggaacaagcccagaatcgtccaaggtagggtttttagcaaaggtatgagcaaagagttcagctttagaaatagatgtgatagcagtggcgccatctggttgaagtagaggagggaaagaagaagaagcaaagttattggagatatttttggctagattccagaaatcacgaggggagttagatcttgaaaggttttgacattttctgttaatgaaggagttttttgctagttggagaacagacttggcatggttccgggcagaaatataaagtgcatgagattctggtgatggaaggcttaagtaccttttgtgggccacctctctatcatgtatagcaagagaacaagctgtattaaaccaaggtttagaaggtttaggacgagaaaaagagtgaggaatgtacgccgggtctctgacacggaagcagtagtcattccaaggaaaatcagcaaaatacctcctcaggtccctccaactagcagaggcaaaacgccagaggcaccttcgcttagggggatcctgaagagggattggagtgataggacaagataaagatatgagattgtgatcggaggaacccaacggagaagaaagggtgacagcataagcagaaggattagaggtcaggaaaaggtcaagaatgttgggcgtatctccaagacggtcaggaatacgagtagggtgttgcaccaattgctctaggtcatggaggatagcaaagttgtaggctagttcaccaggatggtcagtgaagggagaggaaagccaaagctggtggtgaacattgaagtctccaagaatggagatctctgcaagagggtcagaatgtgctccactttggaagttaagtatatatatatatatatatatatatatatatatatatatatatatatatatatatatatatatatatatatatatatatatatatatatatatatatatatatatatatatatatatatatatatatatatatatatatatatatatatatatatatatatacgagtatatatatatatatatatatatatatatatatatatatatatatatatatatatatatatatatatatatatacatatatatatatatatatatatatatatatatacacacacacacacacacacacacacacacacacacacacacacacacacacacacacacacacacacacacacacacacacacacgcacgcttaTGTTAGCATATAAGTATGTAACGTGGATTTTCAGCTGTGAGGCTGGACGATTAATAAAccgattatcattattatcattattattattattattattattattattattattattattattattattattgttattgttattattattattattattagtactagtagtagtagtagtagtaatagtagtagtatcattattattattacgcacgaacgcgcacacacgcacgcacgcagcacacacgcacgcacgcacgcacgcgcacgcacgcgcacgcacgcgcacacacacacacacacacacacacacacacacacacacacacacacacacacacacacacacacatacacacttcagAGAAACATATACATACTTGACGAATCTATCGAAGAATAGGGAACGCCTGGACGCAGCCCTGACGCCGTTCCTTGTAGACCAAGATGCTATTCGGATTGGCTTCGACTCCATTTTACTGAATGGCATCTCAAAGTATACTTTCGctctgcattatatatatatatatatatatatatatatatatatatatatatatatatatatatatatatatatatatatatatatatatatatatatatatatatatatatatatatatatatatatatacatacatacatatatatatatatatatatatatatatatatatatatatatatatatatatatatatatatatatatatatatatatatatatatatatatatatatatatataatgtcttGCAGTTCAGTTAAAATACTAAAACTTACAAACAAGGCTATGGCTGTGCAGCAAAAGAATCCTCAATACACTTTTACACCGATTACAATCTtccatttactactactactactactactactgctactctctctctctctctctctctctctctctctctctctctctctctctctctctctctctctctctctctctctctctctctctctctctctctctctctctctctctctctcagtattatgAATGTGAATATTTGAATGTGTAACATTAATGCCAAAATCTTAAATTCTCACTAAACAGGACATGTGTTAACAAAACTAGAATAATAACTGTTCCTCACCTTGTGTAGTGATGATGGTCTTTCACAACAACGTAAACAGAGTTTGTACGTGTCAAAATCTTGTGCAACTTTGAAATCCGGTCTTTATGAAGTGGAAGGTGGGTCAGGAAGATCAGCCTCATGATGTCCGGCTTTAGCAATCTTTCTGCCAATGCTGTTTCGGAAAAGATGGACAGAAAGTCTACGTCGTCGCTTATTACAATCAACGTCATGCAGAAAACACTTTGccgtaactgaaaaaaaaaattatatatatatatatatatatatatatatatatatatatatatatatatatatatatatatatatatatatatatatatatatatatatatatatatatatatatatactcgtatatatatatatatatatatatatatatatatatatatatatatatatatatatatatatatatatatatatatatatatatatatatatatatatatatatatatatatatatatatatatatatatatatatatatatatatatatacatatatatatatatatactttatattttttttttcgcacaaAGATGCGCGATCGACAGGGTTTAGCTCGTGGAGAAGTTAATTCTCTCAAAACGTCTTTTGGTCTATGTCAGACCATCTTCAGAAGTGTCGAAAACCGGTGGCTTAACACGCTTATGAATAGTACGTGAAAGCGTCCAGGGAGTCCAGAAGCCGAGGTTCGTTAATTTAATGTAAAATCAGCAAACCTCGGCTTCTGTCTTAACGGGAAAAGAGATTGCGTAACGTCATTAACGCCCTCGTTAAGAGACCCCTCACACACTCCTTTTCATGGAAGGCAGTaacttaaaaaataaagagaatctCCCAGCTCCTCACCAACAACGGCTACCTGTAGCAAGAAACTAACGAAGAAATACTAATACGAAGTTATACACTGGCACGTGGATAACTATATGTGTGACAACTCCCCGAAGCTAGAAATGCCATGCATCAATCTGTTTTAAAAGTACACAATGTCATCAGAGTATAAGGACGACGAGAAGgcaataaaaagatatatatatatatatatatatatatatatatatatatatatatatatatatatatatatatatatatatatatatatatatatatatatatatatatatatatatatatatatatatatatatattatatatatatatatatatatatatatatatatatttttttttttttttattgccttctCGTCGTCCTTATACTCTGATGACATTATGTACTTTTAAAACAGATTGATGCATGGCATTTCTAGCTTCGGAGAGTTGTCACACATATAGTTATCCACGTGCCAGCGTATAACTTCGTATTACTTCGTATTACTTCGTTAGTttcttgctatatatatatatatatatatatatatatatatatatatatatatatatatatatatatatatatatatatatatatatatatatatatatatatatatatatatatatatatatatatttatatatatatatatttatttatatatatatatatatatatatatatatatatatatatatatatatatatatatatatatatatatatatatatatatatatatatatatatatatatatatatatatatatatatatatatatatatatatagttacaaATATGGATCTTTATTTCTAATACTTCTACAGTTCCAATGCAACACCTTGAACATTAAGGCTTATAAATTGCAGTGGTGGCCGTGTTTCTTATGGACGTATTATTAAATTCCCCCTTCACGTTCTCCcgagaatcatgccaagtctgttatCCAACTAATCAAaaattcttcattaatagaaagtgtcaaaaattTTTCGATATCTAAATCctcttgtgatttctggcacctagacaaaaacatctccaacaactttgcttcttcatctttccctcctgatGAGTGAGCCTGATGTCTATGTTGACAGGTGAGACGTTGTTgtggataatatatatatatatatatatatatatatatatatatatatatatatatatatatatatatatatatatatatatatatatatatatatatatatatatatatatatatatatattatccacAACAACGTCTCACCTGTCAACATAGACATCAGGCTCACTCatcaggagggaaagatgaagaagcaaagttgttggagatgtttttgtctaggtgccagaaatcacaagagGATTTAGATATCGAAAAATTTTTGACACTTTATATTAATGAAGAATTTTTGATTAGTTGGataacagacttggcatgattctcgGGAGAACGTGAAGGGGGAATTTAATAATACGTCCATAAGAAACACGGCCACCACTGCAATTTATAAGCCTTAATGTTCAAGGTGTTGCATTGGAACTGTAGAAGTATTAGAAATAAAGATCCATATTTGTAACTTTTTGAGAACAAACACAGGCCTTCCGTTATTTGCCTACAGTAAACGAAACTGCGAGATCAACCTGATCCTGCA
Proteins encoded in this region:
- the LOC135109450 gene encoding uncharacterized protein LOC135109450 — encoded protein: MGPLGGFPHRPHIVVTSEPFPSHEAIEVEDPAKPGGKRSWFKGTMDNVMQCLSAAMNFSYSYKRPQDKSWGGIKADGSSTGMLALVMSEEVEFALGPFNMNPSRNKAMDFSGYIQIMEYRILAARGRPTADPWGFLLPLTPLVWVSTLIALLGVLSSILALRYHLFLKSPNDAAPVTFPFSCVRVMLQQEINEENVDGGVKALTLDSRRAVRPGDICGPLCPEMYYVLHGLLLSLLIFVDERVYGTEIPTM